A DNA window from Doryrhamphus excisus isolate RoL2022-K1 chromosome 2, RoL_Dexc_1.0, whole genome shotgun sequence contains the following coding sequences:
- the macir gene encoding macrophage immunometabolism regulator isoform X1, translating into MSVKMEVDISGVSRAHVSILPATEIKGTLKAEAERPRCASTPCSPIRSTVAGYQILHMDSNYLVGFTTGEELLKLAHKLSESSPEKSMLSEAVPSPIQTLDVPKSLDSSIHRSSRIFKAKSRYYQPYDIPAASGRRRRRMPSSSDTFLRSVTQGEHGRLPLCLLKGKRTQSKSLDYLNLDKISIKESSDTEVLQYQLQHLTLRGERMFTRNKT; encoded by the coding sequence ATGTCTGTAAAGATGGAAGTGGACATCAGCGGGGTGTCAAGGGCTCATGTTTCCATTCTACCTGCAACCGAAATCAAAGGTACGTTGAAAGCGGAAGCAGAAAGACCTCGCTGTGCCAGCACGCCATGCTCACCCATCAGGAGTACAGTTGCAGGATACCAAATCCTCCACATGGACTCCAACTATCTAGTGGGTTTCACCACGGGTGAGGAGCTGCTGAAATTGGCCCACAAATTGTCAGAGAGCTCCCCAGAGAAGAGCATGTTATCAGAGGCCGTTCCCAGTCCCATCCAGACCCTAGATGTGCCCAAGTCACTAGACTCCAGCATCCATCGGTCTTCAAGAATCTTTAAAGCCAAAAGTCGCTACTACCAGCCTTACGACATTCCTGCTGCCAGCGGTCGGAGAAGACGGCGTATGCCGAGCTCCAGTGACACCTTCCTCAGGTCCGTGACTCAAGGCGAACATGGGAGACTACCCTTATGTCTGCTCAAAGGGAAGAGGACCCAGTCCAAGTCTCTGGACTACCTTAATCTCGACAAAATCAGCATCAAGGAGTCATCAGACACTGAGGTGCTACAGTACCAACTTCAGCATCTCACCTTGCGGGGTGAGCGCATGTTCACCAGAAACAAAACCTAA
- the macir gene encoding macrophage immunometabolism regulator isoform X2, translating to MSVKMEVDISGVSRAHVSILPATEIKVAGYQILHMDSNYLVGFTTGEELLKLAHKLSESSPEKSMLSEAVPSPIQTLDVPKSLDSSIHRSSRIFKAKSRYYQPYDIPAASGRRRRRMPSSSDTFLRSVTQGEHGRLPLCLLKGKRTQSKSLDYLNLDKISIKESSDTEVLQYQLQHLTLRGERMFTRNKT from the exons ATGTCTGTAAAGATGGAAGTGGACATCAGCGGGGTGTCAAGGGCTCATGTTTCCATTCTACCTGCAACCGAAATCAAAG TTGCAGGATACCAAATCCTCCACATGGACTCCAACTATCTAGTGGGTTTCACCACGGGTGAGGAGCTGCTGAAATTGGCCCACAAATTGTCAGAGAGCTCCCCAGAGAAGAGCATGTTATCAGAGGCCGTTCCCAGTCCCATCCAGACCCTAGATGTGCCCAAGTCACTAGACTCCAGCATCCATCGGTCTTCAAGAATCTTTAAAGCCAAAAGTCGCTACTACCAGCCTTACGACATTCCTGCTGCCAGCGGTCGGAGAAGACGGCGTATGCCGAGCTCCAGTGACACCTTCCTCAGGTCCGTGACTCAAGGCGAACATGGGAGACTACCCTTATGTCTGCTCAAAGGGAAGAGGACCCAGTCCAAGTCTCTGGACTACCTTAATCTCGACAAAATCAGCATCAAGGAGTCATCAGACACTGAGGTGCTACAGTACCAACTTCAGCATCTCACCTTGCGGGGTGAGCGCATGTTCACCAGAAACAAAACCTAA
- the pdzph1 gene encoding uncharacterized protein pdzph1 isoform X2: MGKRRRRRHSRRMKNSSSSKSSLGSKDHLTLASLRDADSSKSDSWARRRQAFKESKQRSSVGGSSFTSDVTEETDGAAEEAGLMVGDYILAVNGTDVRISHSEAADLVRQGPDELVLTIGSDIAGSPNTPRPACRGYLHKRTQSGLIKGWRKRWFVLTHDCCLYYYRHKRDEGKSQALAALRMEGAEVGLDFSLGKPFVLKCRPVAGNRVFYLCATSKQEIKRWLEAMDGAIHPIIQHHVWVDVTRHNGVLPPLAVKSPESLGLLHKMDKSKDVWVQHYCILKDGCLYLYSGIRATHAHGGIYLQGYAVREQPFGSKKSTIELRPPSDEFKTFYFCAENPNENKRWIVALKASIQKWLPLHQALQDDMNGSPEATRT; this comes from the exons ATGGgaaagagaaggaggaggagacacAGCAGGAGGATGAAGAACTCCAGCAGCAGTAAAA GTTCTCTGGGATCCAAAGATCACCTGACACTTGCTAGCCTGAGAGATGCAGACAGCAGTAAGTCAGACTCGTGGGCCAGGAGACGCCAAGCGTTTAAGGAGAGCAAGCAGCGGAGCTCTGTGGGAGGAAGCTCCTTTACCAGTGATGTGACAGAGGAAACAG ACGGGGCAGCAGAGGAAGCAGGTTTGATGGTCGGCGATTACATCCTGGCTGTCAACGGGACTGATGTCAGGATTTCCCACTCGGAGGCTGCTGATTTGGTTCGGCAAG GTCCAGATGAGCTAGTGCTAACTATCGGGTCAGATATTGCTGGAAGTCCCAATACTCCAAGACCAGCATGCCGTGGTTATCTCCATAAGCGTACCCAGTCCGGCCTGATTAAAGGCTGGAGGAAGAGGTGGTTCGTACTGACGCATGACTGCTGCCTTTACTACTACAGACACAAACGG GATGAAGGCAAGAGTCAGGCTTTAGCGGCTTTAAGGATGGAGGGGGCTGAGGTGGGCTTGGATTTTTCCTTGGGGAAACCATTTGTGTTAAAGTGTCGTCCTGTGGCTGGCAATCGAGTGTTCTACCTCTGTGCTACTTCCAAGCAGGAAATCAAAAG ATGGCTGGAAGCTATGGACGGTGCTATTCATCCAATTATACAG CACCATGTGTGGGTGGATGTCACCAGACACAACGGCGTTCTGCCCCCACTGGCTGTGAAAAGCCCCGAGAGCCTGGGATTGCTTCACAAAATGGACAAGAGCAAGGACGTGTGGGTGCAGCACTACTGCATCTTAAAGGATGGCTGCCTCTACTTGTACAGCGGGATCCGTGCAACCCATGCACATG GTGGAATCTACCTGCAGGGATACGCGGTACGAGAGCAGCCTTTTGGAAGCAAGAAATCCACCATTGAGCTGAGACCTCCATCTGATGAGTTCAAGACGTTCTACTTCTGTGCAGAGAATCCCAATGAGAATAAACG ATGGATAGTAGCTTTGAAAGCGTCGATACAGAAGTGGCTGCCTTTGCATCAGGCCCTTCAGGACGACATGAATGGATCGCCAGAGGCCACAAGAACGTAG
- the pdzph1 gene encoding uncharacterized protein pdzph1 isoform X1, whose product MGKRRRRRHSRRMKNSSSSKSSLGSKDHLTLASLRDADSSKSDSWARRRQAFKESKQRSSVGGSSFTSDVTEETVSEDTHTTDMTISVSEDRGFYAETFHSAAWIYQGDNADPSGLRSRTRAVSIRERTVKINKRTGEYPWGFRIQFSKPIVVTEVDTNGAAEEAGLMVGDYILAVNGTDVRISHSEAADLVRQGPDELVLTIGSDIAGSPNTPRPACRGYLHKRTQSGLIKGWRKRWFVLTHDCCLYYYRHKRDEGKSQALAALRMEGAEVGLDFSLGKPFVLKCRPVAGNRVFYLCATSKQEIKRWLEAMDGAIHPIIQHHVWVDVTRHNGVLPPLAVKSPESLGLLHKMDKSKDVWVQHYCILKDGCLYLYSGIRATHAHGGIYLQGYAVREQPFGSKKSTIELRPPSDEFKTFYFCAENPNENKRWIVALKASIQKWLPLHQALQDDMNGSPEATRT is encoded by the exons ATGGgaaagagaaggaggaggagacacAGCAGGAGGATGAAGAACTCCAGCAGCAGTAAAA GTTCTCTGGGATCCAAAGATCACCTGACACTTGCTAGCCTGAGAGATGCAGACAGCAGTAAGTCAGACTCGTGGGCCAGGAGACGCCAAGCGTTTAAGGAGAGCAAGCAGCGGAGCTCTGTGGGAGGAAGCTCCTTTACCAGTGATGTGACAGAGGAAACAG TATCAGAGGACACTCACACCACGGACATGACAATTAGCGTCAGTGAAGACAGGGGCTTCTATGCAGAGACTTTCCACTCGGCTGCATGGATATACCAAGGAGATAATGCTGATCCTTCCGGGCTCCGCAGTAGAACTCGAGCTGTTTCAA TTCGGGAGAGGACTGTCAAGATCAACAAAAGAACAGGAGAGTACCCTTGGGGCTTTCGAATACAGTTCTCGAAACCCATTGTGGTTACAGAAGTCGACACAA ACGGGGCAGCAGAGGAAGCAGGTTTGATGGTCGGCGATTACATCCTGGCTGTCAACGGGACTGATGTCAGGATTTCCCACTCGGAGGCTGCTGATTTGGTTCGGCAAG GTCCAGATGAGCTAGTGCTAACTATCGGGTCAGATATTGCTGGAAGTCCCAATACTCCAAGACCAGCATGCCGTGGTTATCTCCATAAGCGTACCCAGTCCGGCCTGATTAAAGGCTGGAGGAAGAGGTGGTTCGTACTGACGCATGACTGCTGCCTTTACTACTACAGACACAAACGG GATGAAGGCAAGAGTCAGGCTTTAGCGGCTTTAAGGATGGAGGGGGCTGAGGTGGGCTTGGATTTTTCCTTGGGGAAACCATTTGTGTTAAAGTGTCGTCCTGTGGCTGGCAATCGAGTGTTCTACCTCTGTGCTACTTCCAAGCAGGAAATCAAAAG ATGGCTGGAAGCTATGGACGGTGCTATTCATCCAATTATACAG CACCATGTGTGGGTGGATGTCACCAGACACAACGGCGTTCTGCCCCCACTGGCTGTGAAAAGCCCCGAGAGCCTGGGATTGCTTCACAAAATGGACAAGAGCAAGGACGTGTGGGTGCAGCACTACTGCATCTTAAAGGATGGCTGCCTCTACTTGTACAGCGGGATCCGTGCAACCCATGCACATG GTGGAATCTACCTGCAGGGATACGCGGTACGAGAGCAGCCTTTTGGAAGCAAGAAATCCACCATTGAGCTGAGACCTCCATCTGATGAGTTCAAGACGTTCTACTTCTGTGCAGAGAATCCCAATGAGAATAAACG ATGGATAGTAGCTTTGAAAGCGTCGATACAGAAGTGGCTGCCTTTGCATCAGGCCCTTCAGGACGACATGAATGGATCGCCAGAGGCCACAAGAACGTAG